In one window of Poriferisphaera corsica DNA:
- a CDS encoding LbetaH domain-containing protein has product MAKKIFQQLDQCEGFPYTRKEYLMRALWGVVYWIGFRWSPVRCYGYRRFLLRLFGCEITGRAGVRRSVRITHPWKLKVGDWSMIGDGVTVYNLGEVRIGEHTVVSQHVHLCAGTHNYRERNLPLMRSEIVIGDGVWLCADAFVGPGVEVGDNAVVGARAVVVKDVGDGDVVGGNPAKVVGRRCEEEGGR; this is encoded by the coding sequence ATGGCGAAAAAAATATTTCAGCAGCTGGATCAATGCGAAGGGTTTCCGTACACGCGGAAAGAGTATTTGATGCGCGCGCTGTGGGGTGTGGTGTATTGGATTGGGTTTCGGTGGAGCCCGGTGAGGTGTTATGGCTATCGGCGGTTTTTGCTGCGATTGTTTGGTTGTGAGATTACGGGGAGAGCGGGTGTGAGGCGGAGTGTTAGGATTACGCATCCGTGGAAACTGAAGGTTGGGGACTGGTCGATGATTGGCGATGGGGTAACGGTTTACAATCTGGGCGAGGTGCGGATCGGTGAGCATACGGTGGTGTCGCAGCATGTGCATTTGTGTGCGGGGACACATAATTATCGTGAACGGAATTTACCGCTGATGCGATCGGAGATTGTGATTGGTGATGGGGTTTGGTTGTGTGCTGATGCGTTTGTTGGGCCGGGGGTTGAGGTGGGTGACAATGCGGTGGTAGGGGCGCGGGCTGTTGTGGTGAAGGATGTTGGTGATGGGGATGTGGTGGGTGGAAATCCGGCGAA